Part of the Streptomyces sp. NBC_01460 genome, GCCGCCGCCGGCGGGCATCAGCCGCAGGCCGTCAGCGTCACCGTCGGCGAGCGGCCGGTGGAGCTCGATGTGGTCCTGGGCGGGGCGGGGCGGCTCGCCGGGGCGGTCCTCACACCCGACGGAGCCCCCGTCCGTGATGCGGCGGTCACGCTCACCGACGTACGGGGCGAGGTCGTCGCCACCACCCGCACCGGGCGCGAAGGCGCCTATGTGATCAGCGAGTTGGTGGCCGGGGAGTACACCCTGGCGGCCAGCGCCCAGGCATTCCGCCCCGCGGCGCTCCCGGTGAGCGTGCAGGCGGCCCGGGAGACCAGGCAGGACATCGAGCTGGCCGGTGGCGCCGTGCTGCGCGGCATCGTCCGCGCCCCCGGCGGGCGGGCCGTCGAGGACGCCAGGGTCACGCTCCTGGACGCGGCGGGCAACGTGGTCCACACCCTCACCACGGGCTCGGACGGGGCGTTCCGGTTCGTGGACCTGTCCACCGGCGAGTACACCGTCATCGCCGCCGGCTACCCGCCCGTCGCCACCGTGCTCCAGCTCCCCGGAGGGGGACGGACCGAGCGTGACCTCCAGCTGGGGCACGAGGACTGAGGACGGCCGGACCGGTGGGGTGCGCGGAAACGCCCGCACACCCCACCGGACTTCACGGCAGCAGACGGGGCCTCCGCCGCGCCGCGACGTCCTCGACCCAGCCGACGGACACCACGGTGACCGCGATCAGCACCCACGCCACACCGAACTGCCACCACAGGCTCCCCAGCGGGAGGTGCCGCTCCAGCACCGGCACCTCCCACATCAGGTCGATGAGCGGCACCGCGGCCATGAGGGCCACCTCGTGCCAGAGGTAGACCGTGACCGCGCGGGCGTTGAACACCGTGACGAGCCGGTCCGCCACCGGATGGCGTACGAGCCCGTCGAAGCGCGGCCGGAAGCGCAGCAGGAGCAGCACGGACCCCGCCGACCACAGCGCCTGGGCGAGCGGGATGTCGTCCAGGTCGAAGGAGCCGTCCACCGGGTGACCGGACGCCCACCAGGCACCGGCCGCCATCAGCGGCACCGCGACGGCCGTCGCTCCCGGGCCGCGCAGCCGGTCGAGCACCCCGTCGCGGTGCGCGAAGCCCAGCAGCCAGCAGAACAGGAACACCGAGGCGTCGCCGACGGCGCTCCCCAGCCGCCCGTCCGGCACCCCGGAGACCGTCTCCAGGACGACGACGGGGACGAGCGACAGGGCGAGCACGGGGAGGGGCGCGAGCCGGAAGGCACGCAGCAGCAGGGGCGAGAGCAGGACGAACCACAGGTAGGCGCGCAGGTACCAGAGCACCGCCCAGGCCTGCTCCCCCCACGCGGCGCCCGGCGGGTCCCCGACCGGCAGCACCCAGAGCACGGCGTCCGGCCCGGGCTCCCAGCCGTGCAGCAGCATCGCCACCCCGAGCACGAGGCCGAACAGCCACACGGGGATCAGGAGCCTCCGCAGCCTGCCGCGGAGCACCCCGGCGGCCGGCCGCTCCAGCGAGCGGGCCATGAGCGAGCCGGCGAGCGCGAACATCACGCCCATGGAAGGGAAGACGTAGCCCAGCCAGGGCCACTCGAAGGTGTGGTAGGTCACCACCCGGACGAGCGCCACGGCCCGCAGCACGTCGAAGGACCGGTCCCGGCCGGTGCCGGCGGCCACCGCGGGGGACGGCGCGAGCGCCGTCCTGCGGTGCGCTCCCGCCACTACGACGCCCCCACGTGGGGCGCGCCCACCTCGCCGGTGCGCTTCAGCTTCTGCCAGCGCAGCCGGCCGCCGGTCGCCGCCGTGACGCAGGAATGGATCAGCACGAGGTACATCAACTGCCGGTAGGCGAGCTGCTGGAGGGGCAGCATGAGCAGATACCTGTACTTCTCCCCGTCGAGCCGGAAGGCGTACGCCGCGCAGAACAGCTGCACGGCCAGGACCGCCAGCCAGGCGAGCAGCGAGGCACGGAAGTCCACGAAGACCATCGCGTAGACGGTGAAGACGTCGATGAGCGGCGCGAAGACCGGGGTGACGATCTGGAAGAGGACGACCAGCGGCATGCCGACCCGGCCGAACCGCCCGGAGGGCCCCCGGTCGGTGACGGACCGGCGGTGCTTCCACAGCGCCTGCATCGTGCCGTAGCTCCAGCGGTAGCGCTGACGCCACAGCTGCCCGAGCGAGGCCGGTGCCTCGGTCCAGGCGCGGGCGTGTTCGGCGTACACGACCCGCCACCCGGCGCGGTGGAGCGCGATGGTGATGTCGGTGTCCTCGGCCAGGGTGTCCTCGCTCATCCCGCCGACCTCCAGGACCGCCCGGCGGCGGAAGGCACCGATGGCGCCGGGGATGGTGGGCATGCACCGCAGCAGGTCGTACATCCGGCGGTCCAGGTTGAAACCCATCACGTACTCGATGTGCTGCCAGGCGCCGATCATCGTGGACCGGTTGCCGACCTTGGCGTTCCCGGCGACGGCTCCGATGCCGGGGTCGGCGAACGGCTGGACGAGCCGGTGCACCGCGTCCGGCTCGAAGACGGTGTCGCCGTCCATCATCACGACGATGTCGTGACGCGCCTGCCGCACCCCGTTGTTGAGCGCCGCCGACTTGCCGGCGTTCTCCTGCCGGATCACCCGTACGTCGGGCAGGCCGAGCGACTCGGCGATCTCCGCGGTGCCGTCCGTCGAGCCGTCGTCGACGACCACGATCTCGATCGGATGGGTGCTCGCGGCAAGGGAGTTGAGCGTGGCGGCGATGCACTCCTTCTCGTTGTACGCGGGGACGATCACGCTGACCGGGCCGGTCACCTCCGGGCCCCAGGTGAATCCGCGCCGGTTGCGCTGCCGGTGGTGGCGTCGGGCGAGCAGGAGCATCATGCCGAAGCGGACCAGGACCGCGACCCCCACGACGGCCAGGGCGGCGGCCAGCCCGGGCACGCTCCACTCCGCCACGGCGACCGCGGCGAGCAGGGCGCGGCCCTCCCAGACGCTGGCGGTGTCCGCCCGTCGGTGGGCCGCCTGCTCGGCGTCGCCCCGGGGCGCGCCGGCCTGTGCGGGGCCCGGCTGCGCGGCGGTGTCCGCCTCGGTGCCGTTCGCTGCGGTTCCGCCTGCTGCCGTGCCGTCCGTCAGGGAGCCGTCCTGGGCGCCGGCCTGCTGCTGCGCGCCGCTCACCGTGGTGAAGGTGTAGCCCTTCGCCTTCATCTTCTTGATGTACTTCGGCAGCGCGGCCAGCGTCTCGGAGCGGTCACCGCCCGCGTCGTGGAAGAGCACCGAGGCACCGTCACCGTCCTTCGGCGTCGCCCACTCGACGATCTTCGAGACCCCCGGCTGCTGCCAGTCCTCGCTGTCGGTGTCGATGAACACGCTGGTGTAGCCCATCGCCCCCAGGCGCTCGTACACCGGCCAGCTGTAGTCGTCGATCGCGTCGGTCCTGGAGGAGTACGGCGCGCGGAACAGCGTCGTCGTGATGCCGGCGGCGCCCGCGAGGGCGAGCTGCGTCTGCGCGATCTCCCGTTTGACGCGGGCCTCGCTCTGGTAGGAGAGGTCGACGTGGGTGAAGGTGTGGACGCCGACCTCGTTCCCTTCGTCGACCATTCTGCGGACGACGTCCGGATAGCGGGAGATCATCGAGCCGACGAGGAAGAAGGTGCCCGGCACGTCGTTCTCGTCCAGGATGTCCATGACCTTCCCGCTCCACTCGGGATCGGGGCCGTCGTCGAAGGTCAGCACGATGGTCTTGTCCGGCACGGACTGCGTACGGGCGGTGCCGCCGGCGAAGCTCAGGATGGGCCCGCCCTCCAGCACGTCGTCGGGCACCGTGTCCGCCGAGGCGTCGGAGCGCACCCGCTGGTCGTCGCCGACCTCGGCGCGCAGATAGCCGTCCAGCAGCATCGTGCAGACGAGCCCCAGCAACAGCACCAAGGCCATGATCACGCGGGGCCGGGGGACGGCCTGGCGGCCCATGCGGCCGATCCTGCCGGGCGTGGCGTGCCTGCGGCGTGAGGCGGCCATCAGTTCGTCCCGCCCGAAGCCGAAGCCGAAGCCGAAGCCGAAGCGGATGCGGATGCGGATGCCTGGCCGGACGGTGCTTCCTGCCCCGGCGCGGGAGCGCCGCTCGGGGGCGCGGTGCCGCCCGGCGGCAGGCCGTAGCCGGGCCGCGTCGTCCCGCCGCCGGGGCGGGCCTCCGCAGCCGGGCCGCCGTCGAAGGGGAGGAGCTGGGAGGGAGTCAGGGAGATGCCGCCCATGAAGGCGAGCGCCAGCACGGCCGCGTAGCCGACGCAGACGGTGCCCAGCAGGATGCCCGCGCGGCGCAGGAGCCTGGCCCGGCGCCCGGAGCTGTCGACGAAGACGGGCCCTTCCTGCGGCTGTCCTGCCGCGCGGCGCCGTCCGGCCGGGCGGGCCGGGCCGGCGTGTGCCCGGCGTCGGCCGCGCTGCGCCGGGTCTTTCTCGATGACGGGGTCGGATTGCATGTGCGCATGGTGGCGAAGGTTGATGTGCGAAGTCTGGAGCTTTCCTGGCCGCGCGCTGTGAAACGGGCTCCAACCTGTCGGAGTGCTGAGAGTGCGACGGGTGAGCCGTTCCTGCTCGACCTCCCTCCAACCCATGTCCACAAGGGAGTTGGTCATCGGCTCCGAGTGGCGGAGGGGCGTTCCCATGAGGTGTCTGTGTCTTGGGCAGGCCCCCCGATGTGAGAGGTTCGTGGTGTCCAGGCAGCACCGGCTGCCGTTCCGGACGGCCTTACGGGAGCAGGTGCACATTCGTCATGCAAAGGCGCACACGGGTTTCCTCAGCCGTCGCCGGGCTGATCGCGCTCGGCCTCGCGTGCTCGGCCTGTGCGACGGGCGGCGTCGCCGACCAGGCGAAGGGATCGGTGCCGCCTCCACCGGCCGCGGAGACCGCGTACACCCCGTACGTGAGCGCCACGACGGCGGCGGACACGGACTCCGCGGGCTCCCCGGACACGTACAACCTGGCGTTCGTCACCTCCGCCGCATCGGAGTGCACGCCCCTCTGGGGCGGCACCGCGGCGGCCGGCGGTGACGCGGTCGCGGCCCGGGCCGAGGCGCTCACCGCGACCGGGGCGGACCTCCGGGTCTCCTTCGGCGGAGCCGCGGGAACGGAGGCCGCACTGGCCTGCGACAGCGCGGAGGAGCTGGCCGACCTCTACGCCGGGGCCCTGGACGCGGTCGGGGCCACGAAGGCCGACTTCGACATCGAGGGCGACGCGCTCACCGACACCGCCTCCGTCACCCGCCGCAACGAGGCCCTCGCCCTGCTCCAGGAGAAGCGCGACCTGGACGTCACGTACACGCTGCCCGTCATGCCGGGCGGGCTCGAGGACACCGGGCTCGCCGTCCTCCAGGACGCCGAGGACCAGGGGGTCGACGTCTCGGCGGTCGACATCATGGCGATGAACTACAGCACGTCCCACGACGGCGACATGGGGGAGTACGCGGAGCAGGCGGCCGCCGCGGCCCACGACCAGCTCGTGGACGTGCTCGGCCTGTCGCAGGACGCGGCGTGGAAGGCGCTGCACATCACCGTGATGATCGGGGTCAACGATGTCGCGGGGGAGACGTTCACCCTCGACGACGCCGCGTCCCTCCGCTCGTTCGCCACCCGCCGGGGCGTCGGCGCGCTCTCCCTGTGGGCGTCCTTCCGGGACCGGGAGTGCGGAGCGGACGAGGACACCACGACGGCCTCCGACACCTGCAGTGGGGTCGAGCAGGACGCCGGCGCGTTCGCGGAGGCGCTGAGCGGGTGAACGCGGCGGCGCGGCCGGCCCCGCTCAGCGCAGCGGAGCCTCCCGGACCAGCGTCATCAGGGCCTTCGCCCCCGGGCTCATGGCCCGGGCGGGAGGGAGCACGACGACGCTCTCGTACACGGGCCCCTCCGTACCGCCGAGCTCCACGGCGACCAGACCGCGCGCCTCCGGCTTACGGGCGAAGTGGTGCGGCACCACCGCGATGCCGAGACCCTCGTGCACCAGCTCCAGCAGGCTGTGCACGTCGTTGACCTCCAGGGCCACCGTGCGACGGGTCCCCGCCGCGGCGAACGCCTCGTCCGCGGCGCGCCTCGGGCCCCAGTCCGGATGGAAGTCGATGAACGACTCGCCCCGCAGACCGCTCCACGCCACCGGTGCGCCCTCCCCGGCGAGCCGATGACCAGGGGCGCACAGGACGACCATCGGCTCCCGCGCGAGCGGCACGAGATCGCCCCGCCACTCCGGAGGGCTGACGGTCGCGGCGAACGCGAGGTCGAGCCGGCCGCCGGCCACCCCCTCCAGCAGGCTGGACGTGCCCTCCTGCCGGAGCCTGATCTCCATGTGCGGATGCTCCCGGTGGAAGGCCGCGAGCAGCCGGGCCGTGCTGACCCCGGCCACACACTGCTCGACCCCCAGCGTCAGCGTGCCGCGCAGCAGCCCCCGTACGGCGTCCACGGCGTCCCGCGCCGCCCTGGCACCCGCCAGCGTGCGCTCGGCCTCCACCAGAAGGGCCGCGCCCGCCTCGGTGAGCCTGACCGTGCGCGTCGTACGGCTGAACAGCGGCGTCCTCAGCTCGTGCTCCAGTGCCCGGACGGACGCGGACAGCCCGGACTGCGAGACGGCCAGACGTTCGGCCGCCCGGGTGAAGTGCTGTTCCTCGGCGACGGCGACGAAGTGTTCCAGCTGACGCAATTCCATGATTGAGCAATCTAACCGATGAATCCAAGCGGAATCTCCTGTTGGACCGCTGGATCCATCTCCGTCAGTCTTGAGGGCGCGCACCAGACCTGGCGCGCTACGCCGTGTCCCGTGGAGTGCCCGTATGTACCTTCCGTCCGCCGACCGCTACACCGCCATGCCCTACCGGCGCACCGGACGCAGCGGTCTGCTGCTCCCCGCACTGTCGCTCGGGCTCTGGCACAACTTCGGAGGCGACCGGACCCCCGAGAGCCAGGGCGAGATCCTGCGCAGGGCCTTCGACCTCGGCATCACCCACTTCGACCTCGCCAACAACTACGGACCGCCGCCCGGATCCGCCGAGATCGCCATGGGCCGCGCCCTGAGGACGGACTTCGCCGGACTCCGGGACGAGATGGTCATCTCGACCAAGGCGGGCTACCACATGTGGGAGGGCCCGTACGGGGAGTGGGGCTCCCGGAAGAACCTGCGCTCCTCGCTCGACCAGAGCCTCACGAGGCTCGGGCTCGACTACGTCGACATCTTCTACTCGCACCGCTTCGACCCGGACACCCCGCTCGAGGAGACGATGGGCGCCCTCGACATGGCGGTGCGCTCCGGCAAGGCGCTCTACGCGGGCGTCTCCAACTACTCCGCCGAGCAGACCCGCGAGGCCGCCCGCATCCTGAACGAGCTGGGCACCCCCCTCCTCATCCACCAGCCGCGCTACTCGATGCTCGACCGCTGGGTCGAGGACGGGCTGCTGGACGCCCTGGACGAGCTCGGCACCGGCTCCATCGCGTACTCTCCGCTGGAGCAGGGCATCCTCTCGGACCGCTATCTGAACGGCATCCCGGAGGGGTCGCGCGCCGCGGGGGCCAGCCCCTTCCTGTCGGCCGAGGCCGTGACCCCGGACCTGGTGAGCCGCCTGGGCGCGCTGAACGAGCTGGCGCGGGAGCGCGGGCAGTCCCTCGCCCAGATGGCGCTCGCCTGGGTGCTGCGCGGCGGCCGGGTCACCTCCGCCGTCGTCGGCGCCAGCAGCGTCGCGCAGCTGGAGAACAGCGTCGAGGCCGTCCGGGGACTGGAGTTCGGCGACGACGAGCTCGCCCGGATCGAGGAGCTCGTCAAGGGCACCGTCCGCCCCTGACCTCCGGGCCGTCCGCCGTGCGGCCCCGCGCGGCGGACGGGCTTCACCGGACTGGACCAGTGACAGATCACCGAGGCCCTGGCCCGGTGCTGTCCCGGCGCGTACCGTGATCCGGCACGAAGATCCTCTTCCCGGGAACGGGCGGGGGAGCGACCGACCAGGGACAGGACCGCGCACCGTGAAGATCCTCGTCAGCGCCGACATGGAGGGCGCGACCGGAGTGACCTGGCCGGCCGATGTGCTGCCGGGGACCCCGCAGTGGGAGCGGTGCCGCTCCCTCTTCACCTCCGACGTGAACGCCGCCGCTCTCGGTTTCTTCGACGGGGGCGCGGACGAGGTGCTCGTCAACGAGGCCCACTGGACCATGCGCAATCTGCTGCTGGAGCGGCTCGACGAGCGCGTCCAGATGCTCACGGGCCGGCACAAGTCCCTCTCCATGGTCGAGGGCATCCAGCACGGTGACGTCGACGGTGTGGCGTTCGTCGGCTATCACACGGGCGCCGGCACGGAGGGCGTGCTCGCCCACACCTACCTCGCCAACTCCATCACCGGGGTCTGGCTCGACGGTGTCCGTGCCAGTGAGGGCCTTCTCAACGCCCATGTGGCGGCGGAGTACGGCGTACCGGTCGTCCTGGTCACCGGTGACGACCTGACGTGCGTGGACGCCGCCGGCTACGCCCCCGAGGCGCGCACGGTGGCGGTCAAGGACTACGTCTCGCGGTACGCGGCGGTGTGCCGCACCCCGGCCCGCACGGCAGCCGACATCAGGGCCGCCGCGGCCGGAGCGACCGCGCTCGCCGTACGCCACACGCCCGTGACGGGCGGCACCCGCACGGTGGAGCTGGAGTTCGACGCCGAGCATCTGGCATCGGCAGCGACCGTGGTCCCCGGCGTGGCGCCCAGCGGCGAGCGGCGCGTCGCCTATACCAGCGGGACGATGTACGAAGGTATTCGCACGTTCAAGGCGGTGACGACGATCGTGTCGGCCGCCGTGGAGGAGCAGTATGGCTGAGGCGGGCAACCCCACCGGACCCGTGGACGAGCGGGCGCTCGAGGAGTCGGTGACCTTCACCTCCGAGCTGATCCGCATCGACACGACCAACCGCGGCGACGGCAGCTGCCGGGAACGCCCGGCCGCCGAGTACGTCGCCGAGCGCCTGGCCGACGCCGGCCTGGAGCCGGCCCTCCTGGAACGCACGCCGGGACGGACGAACGTCGTCGCCCGGATCGAGGGCACCGACCCCTCCGCCGACGCCCTCCTCGTCCACGGTCACCTGGACGTGGTGCCCGCCATGGCTGCCGACTGGAGTGTGCACCCGTTCTCCGGAGAGGTGCGCGACGGCGTCGTGTGGGGGCGCGGGGCCATCGACATGAAGAACATGGACGCGATGGTCCTCGCCGTCGTCCGGGCCTGGGCGCGCGCGGGCGTCCGCCCGCGCCGTGACATCGTCATCGCCTACACGGCCGACGAGGAGGCCAGCGCGAACGACGGCGCCGGCTTCCTCGCCGACCGGCACCCCGAGCTTTTCGAGGGCTGTACGGAGGGCATCAGCGAGTCCGGGGCCTTCACCTTCCACGCGGGGCCCGGGATGTCCCTGTACCCCGTCGCGGCGGGGGAGCGCGGGACGGGCTGGCTGAAGCTCACCGCGGAGGGCAAGGCCGGTCACGGGTCCAAGGTCAACCGCGCCAACGCCGTCAGCAGGCTCGCCGCCGCGGTCGCCCGGATCGGCGAGTACGAGTGGCCGGTGCGGCTGACCCCGACGGTCCGGGCCGCCCTCACCGAGATCGCGGCGCTCCACCACATCCGCGTCGACCCCGACGCGCCCGGATTCGACGTCGACGAGCTCCTCGGCAAGCTGGGCCCCGCCGCAGCGCTCATCGAACCCATCGTGCGCAACAGCACCAACCCGACGATGCTGGAAGCCGGTTACAAGGTCAACGTCATCCCGGGCCACGCCACCGCCCACATCGACGGACGCATGGTGCCCGGCGGCGAGGACGAGTTCCGCGAGACGATGGACCGGCTGACCGGCCCCGGGGTCCACTGGGAGTTCGACCACCGCGAGGTCGCGCTGGAAGCCCCGGTCGACTCGCCCACGTACCGGAAGATGCGTACGGCCGTCGAGCTGTTCGACCCCGGCGCGCACGTCGTCCCCTACTGCATGTCGGGCGGCACGGACGCCAAGCAGTTCTCGCGGCTCGGCATCACCGGTTACGGTTTCTCCCCACTCAAGCTGCCCGTCGGCTTCGACTACCAGGCTCTGTTCCACGGAGTCGACGAGCGGGTCCCGGTCGACGCCCTGCACTTCGGCGTCCGGGTCCTGGACCACTTCCTGCGCACCGCCTGACGGACCGCACCACCCGGCGGACCGAACGGCCCGACGGACCGAACGGCCCGCGAACAGAACCGCCCGACCGGAAAGAGGGGGAACCGACCATGGTGTCCACAGCGGCGTACGGCACGTGGCCGTCACCGATCGACGCGGCGCTCTCCGCCTCGCACGACGGCCGGCCGGAGTTCGTCGGGACCGTCGGCGACGAGGTGTGGTGGACGGAGCCGCGCCCCGCCGAGGGGGGCAGGCGCGCACTCGTGCGCCGCAGGGCGGACGGCAGCACCCTTTCGGTGCTCCCCGAGCCGTGGAACCCGCGCAGCCGCGTCATCGAGTACGGCGGAGCGCCCTGGGCCGGCGGGGTCCGGGAGGAGGGCGGGCCGCTGGTCGTCTTCGTCCACTTCCCCGACCAGCGGCTGTACGCCTACGCGCCGGACGGGCCCGACGAGCCGTGGCCGCTGACCCCGCTCTCGGACGTCGGCGGCGGACTGCGCTGGGTGGACCCGCAGTTGCATCTCGCCCGCGGTGAAGTGTGGTGCGTGCTGGAGGAGTTCACCGGCTCGGCCCCCACCGACGTGCGACGGGTGATCGCCGCGGTGCCCCTGGACGGATCGGCAGCCGACGACCGGGGCGCCGTACGCGAACTCACCGACGGCCGGCACCGGTTCGTCACCGGACCCAAGCTGTCGCACGACGGCCGCCGGGCCGCCTGGATCGCGTGGGACCACCCGCGGATGCCGTGGGACGGCACGTTCGCCATGGTGGCCGACGTCGGTGACGACGGCGCCTTCACCGGTGTCCGGCCGCTGGTCGGAGCCGTCGACGAGTCGGTCGTCCAGGTCGAGTGGGACCGGGACGGCTCGCTGCTCTTCGTGTCGGACGTCGGGGGCTGGTGGGAACTCCAGCGGCTCGGGCCCGACGCGGTCGCCGGTGCGGCCGTTCCCGCCGGCCGTCTCTGCACCGGCCGCGGCGAGGAGTTCGGCGGACCGCTGTGGAAGATCGGCCTGCGCTGGTTCCAGCTCCTGGACAACGGGCTGATCGCCGTCATCCACGGCCGGGGCACCACCGCGCTCGGCGTGCTCGACCCGGAGACCGGCGAGCTCGTCGACGCCGTCGGCCCCTGGACCGCCTGGGCGGAGACGCTCGCCGTGCAGGACACGAGGGTCATCGGTATCGCCGCGAGCCCGCACACGTCGTACGAGGTGGTGGAGCTGGACACCGCCACCGGCCACACCCGGACCATCGGCGTGCCCCACCAGGACGCGGTCGACCCCGCCTACTGTCCCGAGCCGCAGATCCGCACCTTCACCGGGCCCGCCGGCCGCGAGATCCACGCCCACGTGTATCCGCCGCGCCACCCCGACCGCACCGGGCCCGAGGGTGAGCTGCCGCCGTACGTCATCTGGGCGCACGGCGGCCCCACCGGCCGCGACCCGCTCGTGCTCGACCTGGAGATCGCCTACTTCACCTCCCGGGGGATCGGCGTCGCCGAGGTCGACTACGGCGGCTCGACCGGCTACGGCCGCGCCTACCGCGAACGGCTCCGGGAGCAGTGGGGCGTCGTCGACGTGGAGGACTGCGCGGCCGTCGCCCTGGGGCTGGCCGAGGAGGGCTCGGCGGACCGCGACCGGCTGGCGATCCGGGGAGGCAGCGCCGGCGGGTGGACCACCGCCGCCTCCCTCACGCAGACGGACGTGTACGCCTGCGGGGCGATCAGCTACCCGATCCTCGACCTGGCGGGCTGGGCGACCGGGGAGACCCACGACTTCGAGTCGCAGTACCTGGAATCGCTCGTGGGTCCCTACGCCGAGGTGCCCGAGCGCTACCGGGAACGCTCGCCGATCAACCGCACGGACACGCTGACGGCGCCGTTCGTGCTGCTCCAGGGGCTCGACGACCCGATCTGCCCGCCCGTCCAGTGCGAGCGCTTCCTCGCCGCGATCGAGGGCCGCGGGATCCCGCACGCCTACCTCGCCTTCGAGGGGGAGAGCCACGGCTTCCGCCGCGCCGACACCGTCAGGCGCGCTCTGGAGGCGGAACTCTCCCTCTACGCGCAGACCTTCGGGCTCGACCGGACCGACGTACCCCGGCTGGAGCTGAAGAAGTGACCCTGGAGCCCCTCGCCCGCCCGGCCCGGCTGCGGCCCGGGGCCAGGGTCGCGGTCGTCTCGCCCAGCGGTCCCGTGCCCGCCGACCGGATGGAGCGCGGTCTCGACCTGCTGCGCGGGTGGGACCTCGACCCCGTCGTGGCCCCCCATGCCCTCGACACGCACCCTGAGCTCGGTCATCTTGCCGGGAGGGACGAGCACCGCGCCCAGGACCTCCAGGAGGCCTGGTGCGACCCGTCCGTGGACGCCGTGCTGTGCGCCCGCGGGGGGTACGGCGCCCACCGCATGGTCGACCTCCTGGACTGGGCCGCGATCCGCGCGGCCGGGCCCAAGGCGTTCGTCGGGTACAGCGACATCACCGTGCTGCACGAGGCGTTCGCGCTGCGGGCCGGGTTCTCTACCCTGCACGGTCCGATGATCGGGACCGAGGTCTTCCTCAAGGACGAGGCCACGCAGCAGGCCCTGCGTTCCACCCTGTTCGAGCCCGAGTCGGTGCGGACGCTCGGTCTGGACGCGGCGGCCGCGCTGGTCCCCGGCACCGCCCGGGGGATCACCTACGGCGGCTGTGTGAGCCTCCTCGCGGCCGACGCCGGCACCCCGTGGGCCCGGACCTCCGCCCGGGGCGGGCTGCTGGTGATCGAGGACACCGGGGAGGAGCCGTACCGGCTGGACGGGATCCTCACCCGGCTGCTGCGCATCGGCGCCCTCGACGGGATAGCCGGGGTGGTGTGCGGCTCGTGGGAGGCCTGCGGGCCCTACGAGGGGGTGCGGGGCGTGCTCGCCGACCGCCTCGGCGGTCTCGGGATCCCGGTGGTCGAGGAGCTGGGCTTCGGCCACGGCCCCACGGCGCTGACCGTCCCGCTCGGCGTGCCCGCGGTGCTGGACGCGCCTGCCGACGGCGGCCGGTGCACCCTCACCGTCCGCGTGCCCGCGCTTGTCTGAAGGCCGGCCCGGCAGGCGCCGGACGGATCAACTCGGAAAACTCGGATCCCGTGCGTTGACAGCGGTGTGACCGGTGTCACAGCATGGGCCCGGCCAGTTACTT contains:
- a CDS encoding acyltransferase family protein, coding for MAGAHRRTALAPSPAVAAGTGRDRSFDVLRAVALVRVVTYHTFEWPWLGYVFPSMGVMFALAGSLMARSLERPAAGVLRGRLRRLLIPVWLFGLVLGVAMLLHGWEPGPDAVLWVLPVGDPPGAAWGEQAWAVLWYLRAYLWFVLLSPLLLRAFRLAPLPVLALSLVPVVVLETVSGVPDGRLGSAVGDASVFLFCWLLGFAHRDGVLDRLRGPGATAVAVPLMAAGAWWASGHPVDGSFDLDDIPLAQALWSAGSVLLLLRFRPRFDGLVRHPVADRLVTVFNARAVTVYLWHEVALMAAVPLIDLMWEVPVLERHLPLGSLWWQFGVAWVLIAVTVVSVGWVEDVAARRRPRLLP
- a CDS encoding bifunctional polysaccharide deacetylase/glycosyltransferase family 2 protein, which translates into the protein MAASRRRHATPGRIGRMGRQAVPRPRVIMALVLLLGLVCTMLLDGYLRAEVGDDQRVRSDASADTVPDDVLEGGPILSFAGGTARTQSVPDKTIVLTFDDGPDPEWSGKVMDILDENDVPGTFFLVGSMISRYPDVVRRMVDEGNEVGVHTFTHVDLSYQSEARVKREIAQTQLALAGAAGITTTLFRAPYSSRTDAIDDYSWPVYERLGAMGYTSVFIDTDSEDWQQPGVSKIVEWATPKDGDGASVLFHDAGGDRSETLAALPKYIKKMKAKGYTFTTVSGAQQQAGAQDGSLTDGTAAGGTAANGTEADTAAQPGPAQAGAPRGDAEQAAHRRADTASVWEGRALLAAVAVAEWSVPGLAAALAVVGVAVLVRFGMMLLLARRHHRQRNRRGFTWGPEVTGPVSVIVPAYNEKECIAATLNSLAASTHPIEIVVVDDGSTDGTAEIAESLGLPDVRVIRQENAGKSAALNNGVRQARHDIVVMMDGDTVFEPDAVHRLVQPFADPGIGAVAGNAKVGNRSTMIGAWQHIEYVMGFNLDRRMYDLLRCMPTIPGAIGAFRRRAVLEVGGMSEDTLAEDTDITIALHRAGWRVVYAEHARAWTEAPASLGQLWRQRYRWSYGTMQALWKHRRSVTDRGPSGRFGRVGMPLVVLFQIVTPVFAPLIDVFTVYAMVFVDFRASLLAWLAVLAVQLFCAAYAFRLDGEKYRYLLMLPLQQLAYRQLMYLVLIHSCVTAATGGRLRWQKLKRTGEVGAPHVGAS
- a CDS encoding hydrolase, whose translation is MQRRTRVSSAVAGLIALGLACSACATGGVADQAKGSVPPPPAAETAYTPYVSATTAADTDSAGSPDTYNLAFVTSAASECTPLWGGTAAAGGDAVAARAEALTATGADLRVSFGGAAGTEAALACDSAEELADLYAGALDAVGATKADFDIEGDALTDTASVTRRNEALALLQEKRDLDVTYTLPVMPGGLEDTGLAVLQDAEDQGVDVSAVDIMAMNYSTSHDGDMGEYAEQAAAAAHDQLVDVLGLSQDAAWKALHITVMIGVNDVAGETFTLDDAASLRSFATRRGVGALSLWASFRDRECGADEDTTTASDTCSGVEQDAGAFAEALSG
- a CDS encoding LysR family transcriptional regulator; translation: MELRQLEHFVAVAEEQHFTRAAERLAVSQSGLSASVRALEHELRTPLFSRTTRTVRLTEAGAALLVEAERTLAGARAARDAVDAVRGLLRGTLTLGVEQCVAGVSTARLLAAFHREHPHMEIRLRQEGTSSLLEGVAGGRLDLAFAATVSPPEWRGDLVPLAREPMVVLCAPGHRLAGEGAPVAWSGLRGESFIDFHPDWGPRRAADEAFAAAGTRRTVALEVNDVHSLLELVHEGLGIAVVPHHFARKPEARGLVAVELGGTEGPVYESVVVLPPARAMSPGAKALMTLVREAPLR
- a CDS encoding aldo/keto reductase, whose amino-acid sequence is MYLPSADRYTAMPYRRTGRSGLLLPALSLGLWHNFGGDRTPESQGEILRRAFDLGITHFDLANNYGPPPGSAEIAMGRALRTDFAGLRDEMVISTKAGYHMWEGPYGEWGSRKNLRSSLDQSLTRLGLDYVDIFYSHRFDPDTPLEETMGALDMAVRSGKALYAGVSNYSAEQTREAARILNELGTPLLIHQPRYSMLDRWVEDGLLDALDELGTGSIAYSPLEQGILSDRYLNGIPEGSRAAGASPFLSAEAVTPDLVSRLGALNELARERGQSLAQMALAWVLRGGRVTSAVVGASSVAQLENSVEAVRGLEFGDDELARIEELVKGTVRP
- a CDS encoding M55 family metallopeptidase, producing MKILVSADMEGATGVTWPADVLPGTPQWERCRSLFTSDVNAAALGFFDGGADEVLVNEAHWTMRNLLLERLDERVQMLTGRHKSLSMVEGIQHGDVDGVAFVGYHTGAGTEGVLAHTYLANSITGVWLDGVRASEGLLNAHVAAEYGVPVVLVTGDDLTCVDAAGYAPEARTVAVKDYVSRYAAVCRTPARTAADIRAAAAGATALAVRHTPVTGGTRTVELEFDAEHLASAATVVPGVAPSGERRVAYTSGTMYEGIRTFKAVTTIVSAAVEEQYG